A part of Streptomyces sp. DSM 40750 genomic DNA contains:
- a CDS encoding DEAD/DEAH box helicase codes for MTLPVALSGSDVIGQAKTGTGKTLGFGLPLLERVVVPADVEAGRAKPEDLVDSPQALVVVPTRELCTQVTNDLLTAGKVRNVRVTAIYGGRAYEPQVEALKKGVDVVIGTPGRLLDLAGQKKLNLKNVKCLVLDEADEMLDLGFLPDVEKIINMLPARRQTMLFSATMPGAVIGLARRYMSQPTHIRATAPDDEGATVRNTSQHIYRAHNMDKPELVARILQADGRGLVMVFCRTKRTAADLADQLKQRGFASGAVHGDLGQGAREQALRAFRNGKVDVLVCTDVAARGIDVEGVTHVINYQSPEDEKTYLHRIGRTGRAGAKGIAITLVDWDDIPRWQLINKALDLGFNDPPETYSTSPHLFEELSIPAGTKGVLPRSERTRAGLEAEELEDLGEPGGRGPRGRGGRSSGPAPAERERPARAPRRRRRTRGGATADEVSPEASTVTEPSEAAQTPVTESAESEARTPRRRRRTRAGSTPAAEAAVETAESTPAERAEAVVETVAATPVEPAEAVEEAAKPRRRRTRKAAEAAVEAAPTAEDVLDSAEGTTDAEAADEAPAKPRRRTRKAAAPAEAVVEETAAEETASKPRRRTRKAAEAVESVVEDAVAEEAAPKPRRRTRKAADAVIEAAPTAEDVLDSAEGTTDAKPRRRTRKAAVAVVEAPEAVTAEAADETPAKPRRRTRKAAEAVVEAAADTVEATKPRRRTRKTAATVEATVPAQPTEEQATKPRRTRKAAVPAAAEETAEAPAPRRRTRKAVAAVESTEG; via the coding sequence ATGACGCTCCCGGTCGCCCTCTCCGGCTCCGACGTCATCGGCCAGGCCAAGACCGGCACCGGCAAGACGCTGGGCTTCGGCCTCCCGCTCCTCGAGCGCGTCGTCGTCCCCGCCGATGTCGAGGCCGGCCGCGCCAAGCCCGAGGACCTCGTCGACTCCCCGCAGGCGCTCGTCGTCGTCCCCACCCGCGAGCTGTGCACCCAGGTCACCAACGACCTGCTGACCGCCGGCAAGGTGCGCAACGTACGCGTCACCGCGATCTACGGCGGCCGCGCCTACGAGCCCCAGGTCGAGGCCCTGAAGAAGGGCGTCGACGTCGTCATCGGCACCCCGGGGCGGCTCCTCGATCTCGCGGGCCAGAAGAAGCTGAACCTGAAGAACGTCAAGTGTCTGGTCCTCGACGAGGCCGACGAGATGCTCGACCTGGGCTTCCTGCCCGACGTCGAGAAGATCATCAACATGCTTCCGGCCCGCCGCCAGACGATGCTGTTCTCGGCGACCATGCCGGGCGCGGTCATCGGTCTGGCCCGCCGTTACATGTCCCAGCCGACCCACATCCGCGCCACGGCGCCGGACGACGAGGGTGCGACGGTCCGGAACACCTCGCAGCACATCTACCGCGCGCACAACATGGACAAGCCCGAGCTGGTCGCGCGCATACTGCAGGCCGACGGCCGGGGACTGGTCATGGTCTTCTGCCGTACGAAGCGCACGGCGGCCGACCTCGCCGACCAGCTCAAGCAGCGGGGCTTCGCCTCTGGCGCGGTCCACGGCGACCTCGGCCAGGGCGCCCGCGAGCAGGCCCTGCGCGCCTTCCGCAACGGCAAGGTGGACGTCCTCGTCTGCACCGACGTCGCCGCCCGAGGCATCGACGTCGAGGGTGTCACCCACGTCATCAACTACCAGTCCCCCGAGGACGAGAAGACGTACCTGCACCGCATCGGCCGTACGGGCCGCGCGGGTGCCAAGGGCATCGCGATCACGCTCGTCGACTGGGACGACATCCCGCGCTGGCAGCTCATCAACAAGGCGCTGGACCTCGGGTTCAACGACCCGCCGGAGACGTACTCCACCTCCCCGCACCTCTTCGAGGAACTGAGCATCCCCGCGGGTACGAAGGGCGTCCTGCCGCGCTCCGAGCGCACCCGGGCCGGTCTGGAGGCCGAGGAGCTGGAAGACCTCGGCGAGCCGGGCGGGCGCGGTCCGCGCGGTCGTGGCGGCCGTTCCTCCGGCCCGGCGCCCGCCGAGCGTGAGCGCCCGGCGCGTGCGCCGCGTCGTCGCCGCCGTACGCGCGGTGGTGCCACCGCCGACGAGGTCTCCCCGGAGGCCTCGACGGTCACGGAACCCTCGGAGGCCGCGCAGACGCCGGTCACCGAATCCGCCGAGTCCGAGGCCCGTACGCCGCGCCGTCGCCGCCGGACCCGCGCCGGGTCGACCCCCGCTGCGGAAGCCGCAGTCGAGACGGCCGAGAGCACGCCCGCCGAGCGGGCCGAGGCCGTGGTCGAGACCGTCGCTGCCACGCCCGTCGAGCCGGCCGAGGCCGTCGAGGAGGCTGCCAAGCCTCGTCGACGCCGGACCCGCAAGGCCGCGGAGGCCGCGGTCGAGGCCGCGCCCACCGCCGAAGACGTGCTCGACTCGGCCGAGGGCACGACCGACGCCGAGGCAGCGGACGAGGCCCCGGCCAAGCCGCGCCGCCGCACCCGCAAGGCCGCCGCACCCGCCGAGGCCGTGGTCGAGGAGACCGCCGCCGAGGAGACCGCGTCGAAGCCGCGCCGCCGCACCCGTAAGGCCGCTGAGGCCGTCGAGAGCGTGGTCGAGGACGCCGTCGCCGAGGAAGCCGCGCCGAAGCCGCGCCGCCGGACTCGCAAGGCCGCGGACGCCGTGATCGAGGCCGCGCCCACCGCCGAAGACGTGCTCGACTCGGCCGAGGGCACGACCGACGCCAAGCCGCGCCGCCGCACCCGCAAGGCCGCGGTCGCCGTGGTGGAGGCTCCGGAAGCCGTGACCGCCGAGGCGGCGGACGAGACTCCGGCCAAGCCCCGTCGCCGTACGCGCAAGGCCGCGGAGGCCGTCGTCGAGGCCGCCGCCGACACGGTCGAGGCCACGAAGCCCCGCCGCCGGACGCGCAAGACGGCCGCGACGGTCGAGGCCACGGTTCCGGCCCAGCCGACGGAGGAGCAGGCCACGAAGCCGCGTCGTACGCGTAAGGCCGCGGTTCCGGCCGCCGCCGAGGAGACGGCCGAGGCTCCGGCGCCGCGTCGCCGGACGCGGAAGGCTGTGGCCGCCGTGGAGTCCACGGAGGGCTGA
- a CDS encoding ferritin-like domain-containing protein, giving the protein MRFMTTSDKPENASGSESADTAEVTGIAAQDWARASADPQYRAAVVDLLGALAYGELAAFERLAEDAKLAPTLVDKAELAKMAAAEFHHFERLRDRLAEIGEESTRAMEPFVDALDGFHKQTAPSDWLEGLVKAYVGDSIASDFYREVAAHLDSDTRGLVLAVLDDTGHAGFAVEKVRAAIDADPRLGGRLALWARRLMGEALSQSQRVVADRDALSTMLVGGVADGFDLAEVGRMFSRITEAHTKRMAALGLAA; this is encoded by the coding sequence GTGCGCTTCATGACCACGTCTGACAAGCCTGAGAACGCCAGCGGCAGCGAGTCCGCCGACACCGCCGAGGTCACCGGGATCGCCGCCCAGGACTGGGCCCGGGCCTCCGCCGACCCGCAGTACCGTGCCGCGGTCGTGGACCTGCTCGGAGCGCTGGCGTACGGGGAACTGGCGGCGTTCGAACGGCTCGCGGAGGACGCGAAGCTGGCGCCGACCCTCGTCGACAAGGCGGAGCTGGCGAAGATGGCGGCGGCCGAGTTCCACCACTTCGAGAGGCTCCGTGACCGGCTCGCCGAGATCGGCGAGGAGTCGACACGGGCCATGGAACCGTTCGTCGACGCGCTCGACGGCTTCCACAAGCAGACCGCGCCGTCGGACTGGCTGGAGGGGCTCGTCAAGGCGTACGTCGGCGACTCGATCGCCAGTGACTTCTACCGGGAGGTCGCGGCGCACCTCGACTCGGACACGCGCGGGCTGGTGCTCGCCGTGCTCGACGACACGGGGCACGCCGGGTTCGCCGTGGAGAAGGTGCGGGCGGCGATCGACGCGGACCCGCGGCTGGGCGGGCGACTGGCGCTCTGGGCGCGGCGGTTGATGGGGGAGGCGCTGTCGCAGTCGCAGCGGGTGGTGGCCGACCGGGATGCCCTGTCCACCATGTTGGTGGGGGGTGTCGCCGATGGGTTCGATCTGGCCGAGGTGGGGCGCATGTTCTCGCGGATCACTGAGGCGCACACGAAGCGTATGGCTGCGCTGGGCCTCGCGGCCTGA
- a CDS encoding DUF3107 domain-containing protein, with translation MEVKIGVQHAPREIVLESGQSAEEVERAVAEALTGKSALLSLTDEHGRKVLIPADRLAYVDIGESAVRKVGFSAL, from the coding sequence GTGGAGGTCAAGATCGGCGTGCAGCACGCGCCCCGCGAGATCGTTCTGGAGAGCGGTCAGAGTGCCGAGGAGGTCGAGCGTGCCGTTGCCGAGGCGCTGACCGGCAAGTCGGCGCTGCTGAGCCTCACGGACGAGCACGGCCGCAAGGTCCTGATCCCGGCCGACCGTCTCGCCTACGTCGACATCGGCGAGTCGGCCGTCCGCAAGGTGGGCTTCAGCGCGCTGTAG